In a genomic window of Pelecanus crispus isolate bPelCri1 chromosome 1, bPelCri1.pri, whole genome shotgun sequence:
- the MED21 gene encoding mediator of RNA polymerase II transcription subunit 21 codes for MADRLTQLQDAVNSLADQFCNAIGVLQQCGPPASFSNIQTAINKDQPANPTEEYAQLFAALIARTAKDIDVLIDSLPSEESTAALQAASLYRLEEENHEAAARLEEVVYRGDMLLEKIQSALADIAQSQLKTRSGTHSQPLPDS; via the exons ATGGCGGATCGGTTAACGCAGCTGCAGGACGCGGTGAACTCG CTCGCAGACCAGTTCTGTAATGCTATTGGAGTGTTGCAGCAGTGTGGCCCCCCAGCCTCTTTCAGCAACATTCAGACAGCAATAAACAAAGATCAGCCTGCTAATCCGACGGAAG aatacGCCCAACTGTTTGCAGCATTGATTGCACGAACTGCAAAAGATATTGATGTTCTAATAGATTCCCTGCCTAGTGAAGAATCgacagcagctttgcag gctgCTAGTCTGTACCgattagaagaagaaaatcatgAAGCCGCTGCCCGTCTGGAAGAGGTAGTTTATCGCGGGGATATGCTGCTGGAAAAGATACAGAGTGCCCTGGCAGATATCGCGCAGTCGCAGCTGAAAACGAGAAGCGGCACGCATAGCCAGCCCCTTCCAGACTCGTAG